One window from the genome of Lynx canadensis isolate LIC74 chromosome E3, mLynCan4.pri.v2, whole genome shotgun sequence encodes:
- the LOC115503701 gene encoding paired immunoglobulin-like type 2 receptor beta — protein MGPSLLLSLLLLPASLQAGSSKECNPNTDFGINQPASLSAPEGGSTCISFSYFHCWELAKDPRLSIAVRRRDFHGEVIYNSTQRFIHKDYKNRISLDLREGQNSGTLCIWNLRKEDENRYFCQVRVETLRDGKQVWQSIPGTKLTITDAAQMTTITKGPTTTVTTTTRDMNMETMVKVALPIAVFKTAILGLVVYLWWKRSKG, from the exons ATGGGTCCGTCCCTGCTGctgtccctgctgctgctgccggcATCTCTGCAGGCTG gcAGCTCAAAAGAATGCAATCCAAACACTGACTTTGGGATCAACCAACCAGCGTCTCTCTCAGCCCCCGAGGGTGGTTCCACCTGCATCTCTTTCTCCTACTTCCACTGCTGGGAGTTAGCCAAGGATCCCAGACTGAGTATAGCCGTCAGACGGAGAGACTTCCATGGAGAGGTCATCTACAACAGTACCCAGCGTTTTATCCATAAGGATTACAAGAACCGGATCTCCCTGGACTTGAGAGAGGGTCAGAACTCCGGCACCCTGTGTATATGGAACCTGCGGAAAGAAGATGAGAATAGGTACTTTTGCCAGGTCCGAGTGGAAACGCTAAGAGACGGCAAACAGGTGTGGCAGTCCATCCCAGGGACCAAACTCACCATTACCGACG CTGCCCAGATGACCACAATCACCAAGGGCCCTACCAccactgtcaccaccaccacaagGGACATGAATATGGAAACCATGGTCAAGGTCGCACTGCCCATTGCTGTGTTCAAAACTGCAATTTTGGGACTGGTTGTCTACCTCTGGTGGAAGAGAAGCAAAG gATGA